A genomic segment from Malus domestica chromosome 05, GDT2T_hap1 encodes:
- the LOC103435283 gene encoding glycine cleavage system H protein 2, mitochondrial isoform X3, producing MASRLVWASRAASYLRIQTTLRGFASVVKDLKYADSHEWVKVDGNSATIGITDHAQDHLGDVVYVELPEAGAAVKQGEGFGAVESVKATSDVYSPVSGKVTEVNEELSNSPGLVNSSPYGDGWIMKVEISDSGELNKLLDAEKYTKFCEEEDAH from the exons ATGGCTTCAAGGTTGGTGTGGGCGTCAAGGGCGGCTTCCTACCTCAGAATCCAAACCACCCTCAGAGGATTTGCTTCTG TTGTGAAAGATCTCAAGTACGCCGATTCTCATGAGTGGGTGAAAGTTGATGGAAACTCCGCAACTATTGGAATAACTGATCATGCGCAAGATCACTTAGGTGATGTTGTGTATGTTGAGTTGCCGGAAGCGGGGGCTGCTGTGAAGCAGGGCGAAGGCTTTGGAGCAGTTGAAAGTGTCAAGGCAACCAGTGATGTTTACTCTCCTGTGTCGGGAAAAGTGACTGAAGTCAATGAAGAGCTTAGCAACTCCCCTGGTTTG GTCAACTCAAGCCCGTATGGGGATGGGTGGATAATGAAAGTCGAGATAAGCGATAGTGGTGAACTGAATAAATTGTTGGACGCAGAAAAGTACACCAAGTtttgtgaagaagaagatgcaCATTGA
- the LOC103435283 gene encoding pentatricopeptide repeat-containing protein At2g35130 isoform X2 yields the protein MGNFSLTSWEGLCDKAEEVFEQTQEAGHEPDVYAYNALMEAYRVSLGSCRNFLPHAAHGCEPDRASYYIMVDAYGSVGLHEDAQATFEEMKRLGITPTEKSHMLLLSAYSKAGNVAKCEDIVNQIQVSGLELDTFVINSILNLYGRLGQLEKMEEVMTAMEKGPSAADIST from the exons ATGGGCAATTTTTCCCTAACATCATG GGAAGGACTTTGTGACAAAGCGGAAGAAGTTTTTGAGCAAACGCAAGAAGCAGGGCACGAGCCAGATGTGTACGCGTATAATGCCCTTATGGAAGCTTACAG GGTTTCCTTAGGGAGCTGCAGAAATTTTCTCCCTCATGCAGCGCATGGGTGTGAACCTGATAGAGCTTCGTATTATATCATGGTAGATGCATATGGAAGCGTTGGTCTTCATGAAG ATGCACAAGCTACGTTTGAAGAGATGAAGCGATTAGGAATAACCCCGACAGAGAAATCCCATATGCTACTTTTATCCGCCTACTCCAAAGCTGGCAACGTAGCTAAATGTGAGGACATTGTTAACCAGATACAAGTGTCCGGGCTGGAGCTAGACACTTTCGTCATCAACAGCATATTAAATCTGTATGGCCGGTTGGGTCAGTTAGAAAAGATGGAGGAAGTTATGACAGCAATGGAAAAAGGACCTTCTGCAGCTGATATCAGTACATAA
- the LOC103435283 gene encoding pentatricopeptide repeat-containing protein At2g35130 isoform X1, translated as MHLVGKDFVTKRKKFLSKRKKQGTSQMCTRIMPLWKLTAVYTPTSTRCCSLQSCRVSLGSCRNFLPHAAHGCEPDRASYYIMVDAYGSVGLHEDAQATFEEMKRLGITPTEKSHMLLLSAYSKAGNVAKCEDIVNQIQVSGLELDTFVINSILNLYGRLGQLEKMEEVMTAMEKGPSAADIST; from the exons ATGCATTTGGTAGGGAAGGACTTTGTGACAAAGCGGAAGAAGTTTTTGAGCAAACGCAAGAAGCAGGGCACGAGCCAGATGTGTACGCGTATAATGCCCTTATGGAAGCTTACAG CAGTATACACCCCAACTTCTACAAGATGTTGCTCCCTACAGTCGTGCAGGGTTTCCTTAGGGAGCTGCAGAAATTTTCTCCCTCATGCAGCGCATGGGTGTGAACCTGATAGAGCTTCGTATTATATCATGGTAGATGCATATGGAAGCGTTGGTCTTCATGAAG ATGCACAAGCTACGTTTGAAGAGATGAAGCGATTAGGAATAACCCCGACAGAGAAATCCCATATGCTACTTTTATCCGCCTACTCCAAAGCTGGCAACGTAGCTAAATGTGAGGACATTGTTAACCAGATACAAGTGTCCGGGCTGGAGCTAGACACTTTCGTCATCAACAGCATATTAAATCTGTATGGCCGGTTGGGTCAGTTAGAAAAGATGGAGGAAGTTATGACAGCAATGGAAAAAGGACCTTCTGCAGCTGATATCAGTACATAA